One segment of Balaenoptera ricei isolate mBalRic1 chromosome 8, mBalRic1.hap2, whole genome shotgun sequence DNA contains the following:
- the HYOU1 gene encoding hypoxia up-regulated protein 1 isoform X1 — MAATVRRQRPRRLACWALMAVLLADLLALSDTLAVMSVDLGSESMKVAIVKPGVPMEIVLNKESRRKTPVTVTVKENERFFGDSAASMAIKNPKATLRYFQHLLGKQENNPHVALYRARFPEHELGFDPQRQTVYFQISPQLQFSPEEVLSMLLNYSRSLAEDFAEQPIKDAVITVPAFFNQAERRAVLQAARMAGLKVLQLINDNTATALSYGVFRRKDINSTAQNIMFYDMGAGSTVCTIVTYQTVKTKDAGMQPQLQIRGVGFDRTLGGLEMELRLREHLAGIFNEQRKGQRAKDVRENPRAMAKLLREANRLKTILSANADHMAQIEGLMDDVDFKAKVTRAEFEELCADLFERVPGPVQQALQSAEMKLDEIEQVILVGGATRVPRVQEVLLKAVGKEELGKNINADEAAAVGAVYQAAALSKAFKVKPFVVREAVIYPILVEFTREVEEEPGVRSLKHNKRVLFGRMGPYPQRKVITFNRYNHDFDFHINYGDLGFLGPEDLRVFGSQNLTTVKLKGVGESFKKYPDYESKGIKAHFNLDESGVLSLDRVEAVFETLVEDSPEEESTLTKLGNTISSLFGGGTTQDTKENGTDTVQEEEEGPAEGSKAEPGEQAELREEAEAPTEDTSPPPSPEPKGDAAPEGEEAAEKDNGEKPEAQKPSEKGEAGAEGVPPAPEEEKKQKPARKQRMVEEIGVELVVLDLPDLPQDELARSAQKLQDLTLRDLEKQEREKAANSLEAFIFETQDKLYQPEYQEVSTEEQREDISGRLRAASTWLEDEGFGATTVMLKEKLTELRKLCQGLFFRVEERKKWPERLSALDNLLNHSSMFLTGARLIPEMDQIFTEVEMTTLEKVINETWAWKNATVAEQAKLPATEKPVLLSKDIEAKMMALDREVQYLLNKAKFAKPRPRPKDKNGTRAEPPLNASASDQGDKVIPPAGQTEDAKPIPEPEQETRSEPADSEPLELGGPAAESEQKEQPTGQKPTLKNDEL; from the exons ATGGCAGCCACCGTCAGGAGGCAGAGGCCGAGGAGGCTAGCCTGTTGGGCCTTGATGGCTGTGCTCTTGGCAGACCTGTTGGCACTGAGTG ACACGCTGGCAGTGATGTCTGTGGACCTGGGCAGTGAGTCAATGAAGGTGGCCATTGTCAAACCtggagtgcccatggagattgtcTTGAACAA GGAATCCCGGAGGAAAACCCCAGTGACTGTGAccgtgaaagaaaatgaaagattctTTGGAGACAGTGCAGCAAGCATG GCCATCAAGAATCCAAAGGCTACGCTGCGATACTTCCAGCACCTCCTGGGGAAGCAGGAGAATAACCCCCACGTAGCCCTTTACAGAGCTCGTTTCCCCGAGCATGAGCTGGGCTTCGACCCACAGAGGCAGACTGTGTACTTCCAAATCAGCCC GCAGCTGCAGTTCTCACCTGAGGAGGTCCTCAGCATGCTTCTCAATTACTCCCGTTCTCTGGCTGAAGATTTTGCAG AGCAGCCCATCAAGGATGCAGTGATCACCGTGCCAGCCTTCTTCAATCAGGCTGAGCGCCGAGCTGTGCTGCAGGCTGCGCGCATGGCTGGCCTCAAAGTGCTGCAGCTCATCAACGACAACACTGCCACTGCCCTCAGCTATGGTGTCTTCCGCCGGAAAGATATCAACAGCACTGCCCAG AATATCATGTTCTATGACATGGGCGCAGGCAGCACTGTGTGTACCATCGTGACCTACCAGACAGTGAAGACTAAGGATGCAGGGATGCAGCCGCAGCTGCAGATCCGGGGAGTGGG GTTTGACCGCACCCTGGGGGGCCTGGAGATGGAGCTCCGGCTGCGTGAGCACCTGGCCGGGATTTTCAACGAGCAGCGCAAGGGCCAGAGAGCGAAGGACGTGCGGGAGAACCCCCGCGCTATGGCCAAGCTGCTGCGTGAGGCCAATCGACTCAAGACCATCCTGAGTGCCAATGCTGATCACATGGCCCAG ATCGAGGGCCTGATGGACGATGTGGATTTCAAGGCGAAGGTGACTCGGGCAGAGTTTGAAGAGCTGTGTGCAGACCTGTTTGAGCGGGTGCCTGGGCCCGTGCAGCAGGCCCTGCAGAGTGCCGAGATGAAGCTG GATGAGATTGAGCAGGTCATCCTAGTGGGTGGGGCCACTCGGGTCCCCAGAGTTCAGGAGGTGCTGCTGAAGGCTGTGGGCAA GGAGGAGCTGGGCAAGAACATCAACGCCGACGAGGCCGCCGCCGTGGGGGCTGTGTACCAGGCAGCGGCGCTCAGCAAAGCCTTCAAGGTGAAGCCGTTTGTTGTCCGAGAGGCGGTGATCTACCCCATCCTG GTGGAGTTCACGAGGGAAGTGGAGGAGGAGCCTGGAGTTCGAAGCCTGAAGCACAATAAGCGTGTCCTCTTCGGCCGGATGGGGCCCTACCCTCAACGCAAAGTCATTACCTTTAACCGCTACAACCATGACTTCGACTTCCACATCAACTATGGTGACCTGGGCTTCCTGGGGCCTGAGGATCTTcg GGTATTTGGCTCCCAGAATCTGACCACAGTGAAGCTAAAAGGTGTGGGTGAGAGCTTCAAGAAGTATCCCGACTATGAGTCAAAGGGTATCAAGGCTCATTTCAACCTGGATGAGAGTGGCGTGCTCAGCCTAGACAGG GTGGAGGCAGTGTTTGAGACGCTGGTGGAGGACAGCCCAGAAGAGGAATCTACTCTGACCA aactTGGCAACACCATCTCCAGCCTGTTTGGAGGTGGCACCACACAAGATACTAAAGAGAATGGTACTGACACTGTCCAG gaggaggaggaggggcctgcTGAGGGGAGCAAGGCTGAGCCTGGAGAGCAAGCAGAGCTcagggaggaagctgaggccccaaCAGAGGACacctctccacccccatcccctgagCCTAAGGGGGATGCAGCCCCTGAGGGAGAAGAGGCCGCAGAGAAAGACAACGGGGAAAAGCCCGAGGCCCAG AAGCCAAGTGAGAAGGGCGAGGCAGGGGCTGAGGGTGTCCCTCCAGccccagaggaagaaaagaagcagaagcCGGCCCGGAAGCAGAGAATGGTGGAGGAGATCGGGGTGGAGCTGGTAGTCCTGGACCTGCCTGACTTGCCCCAGGATGAGCTGGCCCGCTCGGCCCAGAA ACTCCAGGACCTGACGCTCCGGGACCTAGAGAAGCAGGAACGGGAAAAAGCGGCCAACAGCTTGGAAGCATTCATCTTTGAGACACAG GACAAGCTGTACCAGCCTGAGTATCAGGAAGTGTCCACCGAGGAGCAGCGTGAGGACATCTCTGGGAGACTCCGTGCCGCGTCCACCTGGCTGGAGGATGAGGGCTTTGGGGCCACCACGGTG ATGTTGAAGGAGAAGCTGACCGAGCTGAGGAAGCTGTGCCAAGGCTTGTTTTTTCGGGTGGAAGAGCGCAAGAAGTGGCCCGAACGGCTGTCTGCCCTCGATAACCTCCTCAACCATTCCAGCATGTTCCTCAC GGGGGCCCGGCTCATCCCAGAGATGGACCAGATCTTCACGGAGGTGGAGATGACAACGTTAGAGAAAGTCATCAATGAGACCTGG GCCTGGAAGAATGCAACCGTGGCCGAGCAGGCCAAGCTTCCTGCCACAGAGAAGCCCGTGTTGCTCTCAAAAGACATCGAGGCCAAGATGATGGCCCTGGACCGTGAGGTGCAGTATCTGCTCAATAAGGCCAAGTTTGCCaagccccggccccggcccaaGGACAAGAATGGGACCCGGGCAGAGCCTCCCCTCAATGCCAGTGCCAGTGACCAGGGGGACAAGGTCATCCCTCCAGCAG GCCAGACTGAAGATGCAAAGCCCATCCCAGAACCTGAGCAAGAGACTC GATCTGAACCGGCAGACTCTGAACCTCTGGAGCTAGGGGGTCCCGCAGCAG AATCTGAACAGAAGGAGCAGCCTACAGGACAGAAGCCAACTTTGAAGAATGATGAACTATAA
- the HYOU1 gene encoding hypoxia up-regulated protein 1 isoform X2, with protein MAATVRRQRPRRLACWALMAVLLADLLALSDTLAVMSVDLGSESMKVAIVKPGVPMEIVLNKESRRKTPVTVTVKENERFFGDSAASMAIKNPKATLRYFQHLLGKQENNPHVALYRARFPEHELGFDPQRQTVYFQISPQLQFSPEEVLSMLLNYSRSLAEDFAEQPIKDAVITVPAFFNQAERRAVLQAARMAGLKVLQLINDNTATALSYGVFRRKDINSTAQNIMFYDMGAGSTVCTIVTYQTVKTKDAGMQPQLQIRGVGFDRTLGGLEMELRLREHLAGIFNEQRKGQRAKDVRENPRAMAKLLREANRLKTILSANADHMAQIEGLMDDVDFKAKVTRAEFEELCADLFERVPGPVQQALQSAEMKLDEIEQVILVGGATRVPRVQEVLLKAVGKEELGKNINADEAAAVGAVYQAAALSKAFKVKPFVVREAVIYPILVEFTREVEEEPGVRSLKHNKRVLFGRMGPYPQRKVITFNRYNHDFDFHINYGDLGFLGPEDLRVFGSQNLTTVKLKGVGESFKKYPDYESKGIKAHFNLDESGVLSLDRVEAVFETLVEDSPEEESTLTKLGNTISSLFGGGTTQDTKENGTDTVQEEEEGPAEGSKAEPGEQAELREEAEAPTEDTSPPPSPEPKGDAAPEGEEAAEKDNGEKPEAQPSEKGEAGAEGVPPAPEEEKKQKPARKQRMVEEIGVELVVLDLPDLPQDELARSAQKLQDLTLRDLEKQEREKAANSLEAFIFETQDKLYQPEYQEVSTEEQREDISGRLRAASTWLEDEGFGATTVMLKEKLTELRKLCQGLFFRVEERKKWPERLSALDNLLNHSSMFLTGARLIPEMDQIFTEVEMTTLEKVINETWAWKNATVAEQAKLPATEKPVLLSKDIEAKMMALDREVQYLLNKAKFAKPRPRPKDKNGTRAEPPLNASASDQGDKVIPPAGQTEDAKPIPEPEQETRSEPADSEPLELGGPAAESEQKEQPTGQKPTLKNDEL; from the exons ATGGCAGCCACCGTCAGGAGGCAGAGGCCGAGGAGGCTAGCCTGTTGGGCCTTGATGGCTGTGCTCTTGGCAGACCTGTTGGCACTGAGTG ACACGCTGGCAGTGATGTCTGTGGACCTGGGCAGTGAGTCAATGAAGGTGGCCATTGTCAAACCtggagtgcccatggagattgtcTTGAACAA GGAATCCCGGAGGAAAACCCCAGTGACTGTGAccgtgaaagaaaatgaaagattctTTGGAGACAGTGCAGCAAGCATG GCCATCAAGAATCCAAAGGCTACGCTGCGATACTTCCAGCACCTCCTGGGGAAGCAGGAGAATAACCCCCACGTAGCCCTTTACAGAGCTCGTTTCCCCGAGCATGAGCTGGGCTTCGACCCACAGAGGCAGACTGTGTACTTCCAAATCAGCCC GCAGCTGCAGTTCTCACCTGAGGAGGTCCTCAGCATGCTTCTCAATTACTCCCGTTCTCTGGCTGAAGATTTTGCAG AGCAGCCCATCAAGGATGCAGTGATCACCGTGCCAGCCTTCTTCAATCAGGCTGAGCGCCGAGCTGTGCTGCAGGCTGCGCGCATGGCTGGCCTCAAAGTGCTGCAGCTCATCAACGACAACACTGCCACTGCCCTCAGCTATGGTGTCTTCCGCCGGAAAGATATCAACAGCACTGCCCAG AATATCATGTTCTATGACATGGGCGCAGGCAGCACTGTGTGTACCATCGTGACCTACCAGACAGTGAAGACTAAGGATGCAGGGATGCAGCCGCAGCTGCAGATCCGGGGAGTGGG GTTTGACCGCACCCTGGGGGGCCTGGAGATGGAGCTCCGGCTGCGTGAGCACCTGGCCGGGATTTTCAACGAGCAGCGCAAGGGCCAGAGAGCGAAGGACGTGCGGGAGAACCCCCGCGCTATGGCCAAGCTGCTGCGTGAGGCCAATCGACTCAAGACCATCCTGAGTGCCAATGCTGATCACATGGCCCAG ATCGAGGGCCTGATGGACGATGTGGATTTCAAGGCGAAGGTGACTCGGGCAGAGTTTGAAGAGCTGTGTGCAGACCTGTTTGAGCGGGTGCCTGGGCCCGTGCAGCAGGCCCTGCAGAGTGCCGAGATGAAGCTG GATGAGATTGAGCAGGTCATCCTAGTGGGTGGGGCCACTCGGGTCCCCAGAGTTCAGGAGGTGCTGCTGAAGGCTGTGGGCAA GGAGGAGCTGGGCAAGAACATCAACGCCGACGAGGCCGCCGCCGTGGGGGCTGTGTACCAGGCAGCGGCGCTCAGCAAAGCCTTCAAGGTGAAGCCGTTTGTTGTCCGAGAGGCGGTGATCTACCCCATCCTG GTGGAGTTCACGAGGGAAGTGGAGGAGGAGCCTGGAGTTCGAAGCCTGAAGCACAATAAGCGTGTCCTCTTCGGCCGGATGGGGCCCTACCCTCAACGCAAAGTCATTACCTTTAACCGCTACAACCATGACTTCGACTTCCACATCAACTATGGTGACCTGGGCTTCCTGGGGCCTGAGGATCTTcg GGTATTTGGCTCCCAGAATCTGACCACAGTGAAGCTAAAAGGTGTGGGTGAGAGCTTCAAGAAGTATCCCGACTATGAGTCAAAGGGTATCAAGGCTCATTTCAACCTGGATGAGAGTGGCGTGCTCAGCCTAGACAGG GTGGAGGCAGTGTTTGAGACGCTGGTGGAGGACAGCCCAGAAGAGGAATCTACTCTGACCA aactTGGCAACACCATCTCCAGCCTGTTTGGAGGTGGCACCACACAAGATACTAAAGAGAATGGTACTGACACTGTCCAG gaggaggaggaggggcctgcTGAGGGGAGCAAGGCTGAGCCTGGAGAGCAAGCAGAGCTcagggaggaagctgaggccccaaCAGAGGACacctctccacccccatcccctgagCCTAAGGGGGATGCAGCCCCTGAGGGAGAAGAGGCCGCAGAGAAAGACAACGGGGAAAAGCCCGAGGCCCAG CCAAGTGAGAAGGGCGAGGCAGGGGCTGAGGGTGTCCCTCCAGccccagaggaagaaaagaagcagaagcCGGCCCGGAAGCAGAGAATGGTGGAGGAGATCGGGGTGGAGCTGGTAGTCCTGGACCTGCCTGACTTGCCCCAGGATGAGCTGGCCCGCTCGGCCCAGAA ACTCCAGGACCTGACGCTCCGGGACCTAGAGAAGCAGGAACGGGAAAAAGCGGCCAACAGCTTGGAAGCATTCATCTTTGAGACACAG GACAAGCTGTACCAGCCTGAGTATCAGGAAGTGTCCACCGAGGAGCAGCGTGAGGACATCTCTGGGAGACTCCGTGCCGCGTCCACCTGGCTGGAGGATGAGGGCTTTGGGGCCACCACGGTG ATGTTGAAGGAGAAGCTGACCGAGCTGAGGAAGCTGTGCCAAGGCTTGTTTTTTCGGGTGGAAGAGCGCAAGAAGTGGCCCGAACGGCTGTCTGCCCTCGATAACCTCCTCAACCATTCCAGCATGTTCCTCAC GGGGGCCCGGCTCATCCCAGAGATGGACCAGATCTTCACGGAGGTGGAGATGACAACGTTAGAGAAAGTCATCAATGAGACCTGG GCCTGGAAGAATGCAACCGTGGCCGAGCAGGCCAAGCTTCCTGCCACAGAGAAGCCCGTGTTGCTCTCAAAAGACATCGAGGCCAAGATGATGGCCCTGGACCGTGAGGTGCAGTATCTGCTCAATAAGGCCAAGTTTGCCaagccccggccccggcccaaGGACAAGAATGGGACCCGGGCAGAGCCTCCCCTCAATGCCAGTGCCAGTGACCAGGGGGACAAGGTCATCCCTCCAGCAG GCCAGACTGAAGATGCAAAGCCCATCCCAGAACCTGAGCAAGAGACTC GATCTGAACCGGCAGACTCTGAACCTCTGGAGCTAGGGGGTCCCGCAGCAG AATCTGAACAGAAGGAGCAGCCTACAGGACAGAAGCCAACTTTGAAGAATGATGAACTATAA